A single genomic interval of Ammospiza caudacuta isolate bAmmCau1 chromosome 19, bAmmCau1.pri, whole genome shotgun sequence harbors:
- the RHBDF2 gene encoding inactive rhomboid protein 2: MSAGDKNGGSRSSSSSSRLQSKKPPNLSIVIPPREAEEDGARKEPHKVPVYRKSKSLQEPRPERRPGFRRQTSLSQSIRKGTAQWFGVSSDWEGKRQQWQRKSLQHCSMRYGKLKPAYRDMELPSQEVPSFQATESPKPAKMPKIVDPLARGRPFRHPDDTDRPHTPHHVLPPLTPGVVSLASFNSIRSGYGRLPRRKRESVAHMSFKAAAALLRGRSVLEPLAPKQRSKRSFLYPSFMDEDMVDAADTLDSSFFSKMDMHDETYSMPDDVFESPPLSATYLRMHQVAEEARVSPEVEQPTPQEGARLASVPGAAPRRGRRIASKVKHFAFDRKKRYYGLGVVGKWLNRTYRRSLSSIVQSQLEITDSHRPYFTYWITFVHILITLLVIGTYGIAPIGFAQHVTTELVLRNKGVYESVKYIQQENFWIGPSSIDLIHLGAKFSPCIRKDRQVERLIQRERDRERGSGCCVQNDNSGCIQTLPQDCSETLATFIKWPGSNAPAMGSGEKRTSGAVCHQDPRTCEEPASNPPHVWPDDITKWPICTYETKTNHTGLAHLDCEIKGRPCCIGTKGSCEITTREYCDFMHGYFHEEATLCSQVHCLDEVCGLLPFLNPEVPDQFYRLWLSLFLHAGIIHCLVSVTFQMTVLRDLEKLAGWHRISIIFILSGITGNLASAIFLPYRAEVGPAGSQFGLLACLFVELFQSWQVLEKPWKAFLNLFGIVLFLFICGLLPWIDNIAHLFGFLSGLLLSFAFLPYITFGTVDKLRKRAMIIVSLLVFLGLFASLVVWLYVYPINWRWVEYLTCLPFTSKFCEKYELEQVLH, encoded by the exons ATGTCAGCCGGGGACAAGAACGGGGGCAGccgctccagcagcagcagcagccgcctgCAGAGCAAGAAGCCCCCGAACCTGTCCATCGTCATCCCGCCCCGCGAGGCCGAGGAGGATGGTGCCCGCAAGGAG CCCCACAAGGTGCCCGTGTACCGCAAGAGCAAGAGCCTGCAGGAGCCGCGCCCGGAGCGCCGGCCCGGCTTCCGCCGGCAGACATCCCTGTCGCAGAGCATCCGCAA GGGCACGGCGCAGTGGTTCGGTGTCAGCAGTGACTGGGAGGGCAAGCGGCAGCAGTGGCAGCGCAagagcctgcagcactgcagcatgaGGTACGGCAAGCTGAAGCCCGCCTATCGCGACATGGAGCTGCCCAGCCAGGAGGTGCCCTCCTTCCAAGCCACCGAGTCGCCCAAGCCTGCCAAGATGCCCAAG ATCGTGGACCCGCTGGCCAGGGGCCGTCCCTTCCGCCACCCCGACGACACCGACCGTCCCCACACGCCCCACCACGTGCTGCCCCCGCTCACCCCTGGCGTGGTGTCCTTGGCGTCCTTCAACAGCATCCGCTCGGGCTACGGGCGCCTGCCGCGCAGGAAGAGGGAGTCTGTGGCCCACATGAGCTTCAAGGCGGCCGCAGCCCTCCTGCGT GGGCGCTCTGTCCTGGAGCCACTGGCTCCCAAGCAGAGGAGCAAGAGGAGCTTCCTGTACCCCAGCTTCATGGATGAGGACATGGTGGATGCTGCTGATACCCTGGACTCGTCCTTCTTCAGTAAG ATGGACATGCACGATGAGACGTACTCCATGCCCGATGACGTCTTTGAGTCGCCTCCTCTGTCAGCCACGTACCTACGCATGCACCAGGTGGCAGAGGAAGCCAGGGTGTCCCCTGAGGTGGAGCAGCCCACCCC GCAGGAGGGTGCCCGGCTGGCCTCGGTGCCGGGCGCGGCTCCGCGGCGGGGCAGGCGCATCGCCTCCAAGGTGAAGCACTTCGCCTTTGACCGCAAGAAACGCTACTACGGGCTGGGCGTGGTGGGCAAGTGGCTGAACAGGACGTACCGGCGCAGCCTGAGCAGCATCGTGCAGTCCCAGCTGGAGATCACCGACAGCCACCG GCCGTATTTCACGTACTGGATCACCTTTGTGCACATTCTCATCACCCTGCTGGTCATCGGCACCTACGGCATCGCCCCCATCGGCTTCGCCCAGCACGTGACAACAGAGTTA GTGCTGAGGAACAAGGGTGTCTACGAGAGTGTCAAGTACATCCAGCAGGAAAACTTCTGGATTGGGCCCAGCTCG ATTGACCTGATCCACCTGGGCGCCAAGTTCTCGCCGTGCATCCGCAAGGACCGGCAGGTGGAGCGGCTGATCCAGCGCGAGCGGGACCGCGAGCGGGGCTCCGGCTGCTGCGTGCAGAACGACAACTCCGGCTGCATCCAGACCCTGCCCCAGGACTGCTCG GAGACACTGGCAACGTTCATCAAGTGGCCAGGCAGCAATGCACCAGCCATGGGCTCGGGAGAGAAGAGGACCTCGGGGGCTGTGTGTCACCAGGACCCCAG gACGTGTGAGGAGCCTGCGTCCAACCCACCCCATGTGTGGCCAGACGACATCACCAAGTGGCCG ATCTGCACCTACGAGACCAAAACCAACCACACGGGCTTGGCCCACCTGGACTGCGAGATCAagggcaggccctgctgcatCGGCACCAAGGGCAG ctgtGAGATCACCACACGGGAGTACTGCGACTTCATGCACGGCTACTTCCACGAGGAGGCAACGCTCTGCTCGCAG gTGCACTGCCTGGATGAGGTCTGTGGGCTCCTGCCCTTCCTGAACCCGGAGGTCCCTGACCAGTTCTACCgcctgtggctgtccctgttcctgcaCGCCGG CATCATCCACTGCCTGGTGTCGGTGACGTTCCAGATGACAGTGCTGCGGGACCTGGAGAAGCTGGCGGGCTGGCACCGCATCTCCATCATCTTCATCCTCAGTGGCATCACGGGCAACCTGGCCAGTGCCATCTTCCTACCCTACAGGGCAGAG GTGGGCCCTGCCGGCTCCCAGTTTGGCTTGCTGGCCTGCCTCTTCGTGGAGCTCTTCCAAAGCTGGCAGGTGCTGGAGAAACCCTGGAAAGCCTTCCTCAACCTCTTCGGCATCgtcctcttcctcttcatctgCGGCCTCTTGCCCTGGATCGACAACATTGCCCACCTGTTTGGTTTCCTGAGCGGGCTCCTGCTGTCCTTCGCCTTCCTGCCCTACATCACCTTCGGCACGGTGGACAAGCTGCGCAAGCGCGCCATGATCATCGTGTCCCTGCTGGTCTTCCTGGGGCTCTTTGCCTCGCTGGTGGTGTGGCTCTACGTGTACCCCATCAACTGGCGCTGGGTGGAGTACCTCACCTGCCTGCCCTTCACCAGCAAGTTCTGCGAGAAGTACGAGCTGGAGCAGGTCCTGCACTGA